A window from bacterium encodes these proteins:
- the pheA gene encoding prephenate dehydratase, with protein sequence MRVAFQGEPGAHSEEAVFRVFGEHVEPVPCRDLVETFEATVSGRAETAVVPVENSQAGSINETYDLLLKHDLVIVGEYDLRVHQNLLALPGRSLDEIRQAYSHPQALAQCDAFLRHHRIEPLVYGDTAGSAKMLAEERPPGAAAIASRRAAQLYGLAVLAEAIETNPNNYTRFLALDRSPAPRTDRSKTSIVFVVENRPGTLYLALGALATRGINLAKIESRPGRERPWDYVFYVDVDGHADDDAMRAALDELGRHTSFLRVLGSYPKASPPAVA encoded by the coding sequence GTGCGTGTCGCCTTTCAGGGCGAACCGGGGGCCCATAGCGAGGAGGCCGTCTTCCGTGTCTTCGGCGAGCACGTCGAGCCGGTCCCGTGCCGCGACCTGGTCGAGACGTTCGAGGCGACGGTCTCGGGCCGCGCGGAGACGGCGGTGGTCCCCGTGGAGAACTCCCAGGCCGGCAGCATCAACGAAACCTACGACCTGCTGCTCAAGCACGATCTGGTGATCGTGGGCGAGTACGACCTGCGCGTCCACCAGAATCTTCTCGCGCTGCCCGGCCGCTCCCTCGACGAGATCCGCCAGGCGTACTCGCACCCGCAGGCGCTCGCCCAATGCGACGCGTTTCTCCGGCACCACCGGATCGAGCCGCTGGTCTACGGCGACACCGCCGGCAGCGCGAAGATGCTGGCCGAGGAGCGCCCGCCCGGGGCGGCGGCGATCGCGTCCCGGCGGGCCGCGCAGCTCTACGGGCTCGCGGTCCTCGCCGAAGCGATTGAGACGAACCCCAACAACTACACGCGGTTCCTTGCGCTCGACCGGTCCCCGGCGCCGCGCACCGACCGGAGCAAGACGTCCATCGTCTTCGTGGTCGAGAACCGTCCGGGTACGCTCTATCTCGCGCTCGGCGCGCTCGCGACGCGCGGCATCAATCTCGCCAAGATCGAATCCCGGCCGGGCCGCGAGCGGCCCTGGGACTACGTGTTCTACGTGGACGTGGACGGACACGCCGACGACGACGCGATGCGCGCCGCGCTCGATGAGCTCGGGCGCCATACGTCGTTCCTGCGGGTGCTGGGCTCCTATCCGAAGGCCTCACCGCCGGCGGTCGCGTGA